A DNA window from Ornithodoros turicata isolate Travis chromosome 10, ASM3712646v1, whole genome shotgun sequence contains the following coding sequences:
- the LOC135370981 gene encoding rab GTPase-binding effector protein 1-like isoform X2, whose amino-acid sequence MEASAKNTDHESANGSTDNAQEDQLLTQLRKEKENMEADFGQKRARFMELFMQKEEELKDEQEKREALEESLRRLQAELDEARSLVMVAECQRENDLEAERRKCNEEVANLQHIMKEHVQDATRSSSRYEKEIARYKKQAEKLEQELTELRSQQARESDSSVENLEESMRKAQEDAEMLRSLVIPLEEEIKALKDKLRSTDEQLHVYEAAFAGLVRGLGSGNLSDAVRGKTPAEVIGHLDDKFTSLCQGLQAEKASRSDLEMYVAVLNTQKAVMQDDMDKLRKELQEVCQLLEREKRDHANLKRTWQRANDQFLEAQQAHVRDLARLHSVLSPEQQRRALAMQKETQQALPPLHIQVAHQPSKEQELEVSAAPQQQRRSISPLQSISPMISKRFKAVEPRFARLSNLLDHSLQNKMHSSPAHLNINDPDAAPLMTRRKHHRSLSSSDLPLERDTADSNDVVDWCNREPDTQSLIVGINGGGGETVDRRAAETSVILTKDQVNALSGSTSDMEARKSLLDTARMEHEQGYSVGKRVVSDKEWSQLEEELRRTRERLCQPCEMCHNYELQLQQVQHNLECCRKDLATAQHEATKRSEELAKEQAIWQDHEHRFTDAASDVRHQVSEFQDKLKVAETALEELRSLHLEVLAETKDEIKRLVSEKDRLKAEALRLQDENHRLLGRYVARAQQILDEAINLPDNIEELRFQYLKIHEDLIKVQLDKERQEESLRSEILFLREQATSEQHYKRKLEETLTQEADMLRQQIGDIEEVRQLYEAEKKAHCEKDALLRKTEMRLSHVISDTDERIHALEKSAEQMSKLKSKLEEEVQTLKGRVQTLQAELDNSEAVQRDFVKLSQSLQVELEKIRQSDSEVRWQHEDDVSECNTCKRSLHVRKEKHHCNHCGKIFCGECLNKVVRSGPKMRPFPVCNVCHTLLDHETAPYFSSEPPQSPS is encoded by the exons ATGGAAGCGTCCGCGAAAAACACTGATCATGAATCTGCGAACGGAAGCACAGACA ATGCTCAGGAGGATCAGCTACTCACGCAGCTgcgaaaggagaaagaaaacatgGAAGCCGACTTTGGACAGAAGAGGGCGAGGTTCATGGAACTGTTCATGCAGAAGGAAG AAGAGCTCAAGGATGAGCAAGAGAAGCGAGAAGCCTTGGAAGAAAGCTTGAGAAGATTGCAAGCGGAGCTTGATGAGGCACGATCTCTGGTCATGGTTGCCGAATGCCAGAGGGAGAATGACCTCGAGGCCGAGAGGCGGAAATGCAACGAGGAAGTCGCCAATCTCCAGCACATCATGAAAG AGCACGTACAAGATGCGACACGGTCGTCAAGTCGGTACGAGAAAGAGATCGCTCGTTACAAGAAGCAGGCTGAGAAACTAGAACAGGAACTCACAGAGCTTAGATCACAGCAGGCTCGGGAAAG CGACAGCTCCGTTGAAAACCTGGAAGAGAGTATGCGCAAA GCTCAGGAAGATGCTGAAATGCTTCGGTCTTTAGTGATACCCTTAGAAGAAGAAATCAAAGCCCTTAAAGACAAGTTGCGTTCTACAGATGAGCAGCTGCATGTGTATGAAGCTGCATTTGCGGGCCTCGTGCGAGGGCTTGGTTCAGGAAACCTCAGTGACGCTGTGCGTGGAAAGACTCCCGCTGAAGTGATTGGACACTTGGACGACAAG TTCACCAGTCTGTGTCAGGGACTACAAGCTGAAAAGGCATCCCGAAGTGATCTGGAGATGTATGTGGCTGTGCTGAACACTCAGAAGGCTGTGATGCAGGACGATATGGACAAACTGCGTAAAGAACTGCAAGAAG TCTGCCAGCTGTTGGAGCGTGAAAAACGGGACCATGCCAACTTGAAACGGACGTGGCAGCGGGCAAACGACCAGTTTCTCGAGGCGCAGCAGGCGCATGTGCGCGACTTGGCCCGTCTCCACTCTGTGCTGTCCCCGGAACAGCAGAGACGAGCTCTTGCCATGCAGAAGGAAACTCAACAGGCTCTTCCTCCTCTCCATATACAAGTGGCACATCAGCCATCCAAAG AGCAGGAACTTGAAGTGTCCGCAGCACCGCAGCAGCAGAGGCGTTCCATTTCTCCGTTGCAGTCAATTAGCCCTATGATCAGCAAGCGCTTCAAGGCAGTTGAACCACGCTTTGCACGGCTATCCAATCTCCTCGATCATTCTTTACAAAAT AAGATGCATAGTTCCCCAGCACACCTGAACATCAATGACCCTGATGCTGCCCCACTAATGACACGACGGAAACATCATCGATCTCTATCGAGTTCCGACCTACCCTTGGAACGTGACACAGCGGATTCGAATGACGTGGTGGACTGGTGCAACAGAGAGCCCGACACACAGTCGCTGATTGTGGGGATCAACGGAGGAGGTGGAGAAACAGTTGACAGAAGAGCTGCTGAGACGTCGGTGATATTGACAAAAGATCAAGTCAACGCATTATCTG GTTCCACATCAGACATGGAAGCCAGGAAGTCCCTCCTGGACACAGCACGTATGGAACACGAGCAAGGGTACTCCGTTGGCAAACGGGTGGTCAGCGATAAAGAATGGTCGCAGCTGGAAGAGGAG CTGAGACGGACACGAGAGAGGCTATGCCAGCCCTGCGAGATGTGCCACAACTATGAGCTGCAGCTGCAGCAGGTGCAGCACAATTTGGAATGCTGCAGGAAAGACTTGGCGACAGCACAGCATGAGGCAACCAAGCGCAGTGAGGAGCTCGCAAAAGAGCAAGCCATTTGGCAGGACCACGAGCACCGCTTTACCGATGCGGCCTCCGATGTCAGGCATCAG GTGTCTGAATTTCAAGATAAGCTAAAGGTAGCGGAGACTGCCCTGGAGGAGTTGAGGTCGCTACATTTGGAGGTTCTAGCAGAAACGAAGGACGAAATCAAGCGCTTGGTTTCCGAAAAGGATCGTCTGAAAGCTGAAGCCTTACGTCTTCAAGACGAGAACCATCGTCTCCTTGGGCGCTACGTAGCGCGGGCGCAGCAAATTCTTGATGAGGCAATTAATCTTCCGGATAATATTGAG GAGCTTAGGTTTCAGTACCTGAAAATACATGAGGACCTAATCAAGGTGCAGTTGGATAAAGAAAGACAGGAGGAATCTCTACGGAGCGAAATACTGTTCCTTCGAGAGCAAGCCACTTCAGAGCAACACTACAAACGGAAGCTAGAAGAAACGCTTACACAAGAGGCAGACATGCTTCGGCAACAAATAG GAGATATAGAAGAAGTGAGGCAACTGTATGAAGCTGAAAAGAAGGCCCACTGCGAGAAAGACGCTCTGCTGCGGAAAACAGAAATGAGGCTCAGTCACGTCATCAGCGACACTGACGAGAGGATTCATGCGCTCGAGAAGTCAGCGGAGCAGATGTCAAAGTTGAAG AGCAAATTGGAAGAAGAAGTGCAGACATTGAAAGGACGTGTGCAGACACTCCAGGCAGAGCTGGACAACAGTGAAGCTGTCCAGCGGGACTTTGTCAAGCTGTCTCAGTCACTTCAG GTGGAACTGGAGAAAATACGACAGTCTGACAGTGAAGTACGGTGGCAGCATGAAGACGACGTCAGTGAGTGCAACACTTGCAAGCGATCCCTCCATGTTAGGAAGGAAAAG CACCATTGCAACCACTGTGGTAAAATCTTCTGCGGGGAGTGCCTGAACAAAGTGGTGCGCTCGGGACCCAAGATGCGCCCGTTTCCCGTCTGTAACGTCTGCCACACACTGCTGGACCACGAGACAGCCCCCTACTTCAGCAGCGAACCCCCTCAGAGTCCTAGCTAA
- the LOC135370981 gene encoding rab GTPase-binding effector protein 1-like isoform X1 has translation MEASAKNTDHESANGSTDNAQEDQLLTQLRKEKENMEADFGQKRARFMELFMQKEEELKDEQEKREALEESLRRLQAELDEARSLVMVAECQRENDLEAERRKCNEEVANLQHIMKEHVQDATRSSSRYEKEIARYKKQAEKLEQELTELRSQQAREREGVLAVVTKSLKQKVGNLSPNPFSSSSDSSVENLEESMRKAQEDAEMLRSLVIPLEEEIKALKDKLRSTDEQLHVYEAAFAGLVRGLGSGNLSDAVRGKTPAEVIGHLDDKFTSLCQGLQAEKASRSDLEMYVAVLNTQKAVMQDDMDKLRKELQEVCQLLEREKRDHANLKRTWQRANDQFLEAQQAHVRDLARLHSVLSPEQQRRALAMQKETQQALPPLHIQVAHQPSKEQELEVSAAPQQQRRSISPLQSISPMISKRFKAVEPRFARLSNLLDHSLQNKMHSSPAHLNINDPDAAPLMTRRKHHRSLSSSDLPLERDTADSNDVVDWCNREPDTQSLIVGINGGGGETVDRRAAETSVILTKDQVNALSGSTSDMEARKSLLDTARMEHEQGYSVGKRVVSDKEWSQLEEELRRTRERLCQPCEMCHNYELQLQQVQHNLECCRKDLATAQHEATKRSEELAKEQAIWQDHEHRFTDAASDVRHQVSEFQDKLKVAETALEELRSLHLEVLAETKDEIKRLVSEKDRLKAEALRLQDENHRLLGRYVARAQQILDEAINLPDNIEELRFQYLKIHEDLIKVQLDKERQEESLRSEILFLREQATSEQHYKRKLEETLTQEADMLRQQIGDIEEVRQLYEAEKKAHCEKDALLRKTEMRLSHVISDTDERIHALEKSAEQMSKLKSKLEEEVQTLKGRVQTLQAELDNSEAVQRDFVKLSQSLQVELEKIRQSDSEVRWQHEDDVSECNTCKRSLHVRKEKHHCNHCGKIFCGECLNKVVRSGPKMRPFPVCNVCHTLLDHETAPYFSSEPPQSPS, from the exons ATGGAAGCGTCCGCGAAAAACACTGATCATGAATCTGCGAACGGAAGCACAGACA ATGCTCAGGAGGATCAGCTACTCACGCAGCTgcgaaaggagaaagaaaacatgGAAGCCGACTTTGGACAGAAGAGGGCGAGGTTCATGGAACTGTTCATGCAGAAGGAAG AAGAGCTCAAGGATGAGCAAGAGAAGCGAGAAGCCTTGGAAGAAAGCTTGAGAAGATTGCAAGCGGAGCTTGATGAGGCACGATCTCTGGTCATGGTTGCCGAATGCCAGAGGGAGAATGACCTCGAGGCCGAGAGGCGGAAATGCAACGAGGAAGTCGCCAATCTCCAGCACATCATGAAAG AGCACGTACAAGATGCGACACGGTCGTCAAGTCGGTACGAGAAAGAGATCGCTCGTTACAAGAAGCAGGCTGAGAAACTAGAACAGGAACTCACAGAGCTTAGATCACAGCAGGCTCGGGAAAG GGAAGGCGTGCTTGCGGTGGTGACGAAGTCCCTAAAGCAGAAAGTGGGCAATCTCTCCCCTAACCCGTTTTCCTCTTCCAGCGACAGCTCCGTTGAAAACCTGGAAGAGAGTATGCGCAAA GCTCAGGAAGATGCTGAAATGCTTCGGTCTTTAGTGATACCCTTAGAAGAAGAAATCAAAGCCCTTAAAGACAAGTTGCGTTCTACAGATGAGCAGCTGCATGTGTATGAAGCTGCATTTGCGGGCCTCGTGCGAGGGCTTGGTTCAGGAAACCTCAGTGACGCTGTGCGTGGAAAGACTCCCGCTGAAGTGATTGGACACTTGGACGACAAG TTCACCAGTCTGTGTCAGGGACTACAAGCTGAAAAGGCATCCCGAAGTGATCTGGAGATGTATGTGGCTGTGCTGAACACTCAGAAGGCTGTGATGCAGGACGATATGGACAAACTGCGTAAAGAACTGCAAGAAG TCTGCCAGCTGTTGGAGCGTGAAAAACGGGACCATGCCAACTTGAAACGGACGTGGCAGCGGGCAAACGACCAGTTTCTCGAGGCGCAGCAGGCGCATGTGCGCGACTTGGCCCGTCTCCACTCTGTGCTGTCCCCGGAACAGCAGAGACGAGCTCTTGCCATGCAGAAGGAAACTCAACAGGCTCTTCCTCCTCTCCATATACAAGTGGCACATCAGCCATCCAAAG AGCAGGAACTTGAAGTGTCCGCAGCACCGCAGCAGCAGAGGCGTTCCATTTCTCCGTTGCAGTCAATTAGCCCTATGATCAGCAAGCGCTTCAAGGCAGTTGAACCACGCTTTGCACGGCTATCCAATCTCCTCGATCATTCTTTACAAAAT AAGATGCATAGTTCCCCAGCACACCTGAACATCAATGACCCTGATGCTGCCCCACTAATGACACGACGGAAACATCATCGATCTCTATCGAGTTCCGACCTACCCTTGGAACGTGACACAGCGGATTCGAATGACGTGGTGGACTGGTGCAACAGAGAGCCCGACACACAGTCGCTGATTGTGGGGATCAACGGAGGAGGTGGAGAAACAGTTGACAGAAGAGCTGCTGAGACGTCGGTGATATTGACAAAAGATCAAGTCAACGCATTATCTG GTTCCACATCAGACATGGAAGCCAGGAAGTCCCTCCTGGACACAGCACGTATGGAACACGAGCAAGGGTACTCCGTTGGCAAACGGGTGGTCAGCGATAAAGAATGGTCGCAGCTGGAAGAGGAG CTGAGACGGACACGAGAGAGGCTATGCCAGCCCTGCGAGATGTGCCACAACTATGAGCTGCAGCTGCAGCAGGTGCAGCACAATTTGGAATGCTGCAGGAAAGACTTGGCGACAGCACAGCATGAGGCAACCAAGCGCAGTGAGGAGCTCGCAAAAGAGCAAGCCATTTGGCAGGACCACGAGCACCGCTTTACCGATGCGGCCTCCGATGTCAGGCATCAG GTGTCTGAATTTCAAGATAAGCTAAAGGTAGCGGAGACTGCCCTGGAGGAGTTGAGGTCGCTACATTTGGAGGTTCTAGCAGAAACGAAGGACGAAATCAAGCGCTTGGTTTCCGAAAAGGATCGTCTGAAAGCTGAAGCCTTACGTCTTCAAGACGAGAACCATCGTCTCCTTGGGCGCTACGTAGCGCGGGCGCAGCAAATTCTTGATGAGGCAATTAATCTTCCGGATAATATTGAG GAGCTTAGGTTTCAGTACCTGAAAATACATGAGGACCTAATCAAGGTGCAGTTGGATAAAGAAAGACAGGAGGAATCTCTACGGAGCGAAATACTGTTCCTTCGAGAGCAAGCCACTTCAGAGCAACACTACAAACGGAAGCTAGAAGAAACGCTTACACAAGAGGCAGACATGCTTCGGCAACAAATAG GAGATATAGAAGAAGTGAGGCAACTGTATGAAGCTGAAAAGAAGGCCCACTGCGAGAAAGACGCTCTGCTGCGGAAAACAGAAATGAGGCTCAGTCACGTCATCAGCGACACTGACGAGAGGATTCATGCGCTCGAGAAGTCAGCGGAGCAGATGTCAAAGTTGAAG AGCAAATTGGAAGAAGAAGTGCAGACATTGAAAGGACGTGTGCAGACACTCCAGGCAGAGCTGGACAACAGTGAAGCTGTCCAGCGGGACTTTGTCAAGCTGTCTCAGTCACTTCAG GTGGAACTGGAGAAAATACGACAGTCTGACAGTGAAGTACGGTGGCAGCATGAAGACGACGTCAGTGAGTGCAACACTTGCAAGCGATCCCTCCATGTTAGGAAGGAAAAG CACCATTGCAACCACTGTGGTAAAATCTTCTGCGGGGAGTGCCTGAACAAAGTGGTGCGCTCGGGACCCAAGATGCGCCCGTTTCCCGTCTGTAACGTCTGCCACACACTGCTGGACCACGAGACAGCCCCCTACTTCAGCAGCGAACCCCCTCAGAGTCCTAGCTAA
- the LOC135370981 gene encoding rab GTPase-binding effector protein 1-like isoform X3 yields MEASAKNTDHESANGSTDNAQEDQLLTQLRKEKENMEADFGQKRARFMELFMQKEEELKDEQEKREALEESLRRLQAELDEARSLVMVAECQRENDLEAERRKCNEEVANLQHIMKEHVQDATRSSSRYEKEIARYKKQAEKLEQELTELRSQQAREREGVLAVVTKSLKQKVGNLSPNPFSSSSDSSVENLEESMRKAQEDAEMLRSLVIPLEEEIKALKDKLRSTDEQLHVYEAAFAGLVRGLGSGNLSDAVRGKTPAEVIGHLDDKFTSLCQGLQAEKASRSDLEMYVAVLNTQKAVMQDDMDKLRKELQEVCQLLEREKRDHANLKRTWQRANDQFLEAQQAHVRDLARLHSVLSPEQQRRALAMQKETQQALPPLHIQVAHQPSKEQELEVSAAPQQQRRSISPLQSISPMISKRFKAVEPRFARLSNLLDHSLQNKMHSSPAHLNINDPDAAPLMTRRKHHRSLSSSDLPLERDTADSNDVVDWCNREPDTQSLIVGINGGGGETVDRRAAETSVILTKDQVNALSGSTSDMEARKSLLDTARMEHEQGYSVGKRVVSDKEWSQLEEELRRTRERLCQPCEMCHNYELQLQQVQHNLECCRKDLATAQHEATKRSEELAKEQAIWQDHEHRFTDAASDVRHQVSEFQDKLKVAETALEELRSLHLEVLAETKDEIKRLVSEKDRLKAEALRLQDENHRLLGRYVARAQQILDEAINLPDNIEELRFQYLKIHEDLIKVQLDKERQEESLRSEILFLREQATSEQHYKRKLEETLTQEADMLRQQIDLPSDWYLWSI; encoded by the exons ATGGAAGCGTCCGCGAAAAACACTGATCATGAATCTGCGAACGGAAGCACAGACA ATGCTCAGGAGGATCAGCTACTCACGCAGCTgcgaaaggagaaagaaaacatgGAAGCCGACTTTGGACAGAAGAGGGCGAGGTTCATGGAACTGTTCATGCAGAAGGAAG AAGAGCTCAAGGATGAGCAAGAGAAGCGAGAAGCCTTGGAAGAAAGCTTGAGAAGATTGCAAGCGGAGCTTGATGAGGCACGATCTCTGGTCATGGTTGCCGAATGCCAGAGGGAGAATGACCTCGAGGCCGAGAGGCGGAAATGCAACGAGGAAGTCGCCAATCTCCAGCACATCATGAAAG AGCACGTACAAGATGCGACACGGTCGTCAAGTCGGTACGAGAAAGAGATCGCTCGTTACAAGAAGCAGGCTGAGAAACTAGAACAGGAACTCACAGAGCTTAGATCACAGCAGGCTCGGGAAAG GGAAGGCGTGCTTGCGGTGGTGACGAAGTCCCTAAAGCAGAAAGTGGGCAATCTCTCCCCTAACCCGTTTTCCTCTTCCAGCGACAGCTCCGTTGAAAACCTGGAAGAGAGTATGCGCAAA GCTCAGGAAGATGCTGAAATGCTTCGGTCTTTAGTGATACCCTTAGAAGAAGAAATCAAAGCCCTTAAAGACAAGTTGCGTTCTACAGATGAGCAGCTGCATGTGTATGAAGCTGCATTTGCGGGCCTCGTGCGAGGGCTTGGTTCAGGAAACCTCAGTGACGCTGTGCGTGGAAAGACTCCCGCTGAAGTGATTGGACACTTGGACGACAAG TTCACCAGTCTGTGTCAGGGACTACAAGCTGAAAAGGCATCCCGAAGTGATCTGGAGATGTATGTGGCTGTGCTGAACACTCAGAAGGCTGTGATGCAGGACGATATGGACAAACTGCGTAAAGAACTGCAAGAAG TCTGCCAGCTGTTGGAGCGTGAAAAACGGGACCATGCCAACTTGAAACGGACGTGGCAGCGGGCAAACGACCAGTTTCTCGAGGCGCAGCAGGCGCATGTGCGCGACTTGGCCCGTCTCCACTCTGTGCTGTCCCCGGAACAGCAGAGACGAGCTCTTGCCATGCAGAAGGAAACTCAACAGGCTCTTCCTCCTCTCCATATACAAGTGGCACATCAGCCATCCAAAG AGCAGGAACTTGAAGTGTCCGCAGCACCGCAGCAGCAGAGGCGTTCCATTTCTCCGTTGCAGTCAATTAGCCCTATGATCAGCAAGCGCTTCAAGGCAGTTGAACCACGCTTTGCACGGCTATCCAATCTCCTCGATCATTCTTTACAAAAT AAGATGCATAGTTCCCCAGCACACCTGAACATCAATGACCCTGATGCTGCCCCACTAATGACACGACGGAAACATCATCGATCTCTATCGAGTTCCGACCTACCCTTGGAACGTGACACAGCGGATTCGAATGACGTGGTGGACTGGTGCAACAGAGAGCCCGACACACAGTCGCTGATTGTGGGGATCAACGGAGGAGGTGGAGAAACAGTTGACAGAAGAGCTGCTGAGACGTCGGTGATATTGACAAAAGATCAAGTCAACGCATTATCTG GTTCCACATCAGACATGGAAGCCAGGAAGTCCCTCCTGGACACAGCACGTATGGAACACGAGCAAGGGTACTCCGTTGGCAAACGGGTGGTCAGCGATAAAGAATGGTCGCAGCTGGAAGAGGAG CTGAGACGGACACGAGAGAGGCTATGCCAGCCCTGCGAGATGTGCCACAACTATGAGCTGCAGCTGCAGCAGGTGCAGCACAATTTGGAATGCTGCAGGAAAGACTTGGCGACAGCACAGCATGAGGCAACCAAGCGCAGTGAGGAGCTCGCAAAAGAGCAAGCCATTTGGCAGGACCACGAGCACCGCTTTACCGATGCGGCCTCCGATGTCAGGCATCAG GTGTCTGAATTTCAAGATAAGCTAAAGGTAGCGGAGACTGCCCTGGAGGAGTTGAGGTCGCTACATTTGGAGGTTCTAGCAGAAACGAAGGACGAAATCAAGCGCTTGGTTTCCGAAAAGGATCGTCTGAAAGCTGAAGCCTTACGTCTTCAAGACGAGAACCATCGTCTCCTTGGGCGCTACGTAGCGCGGGCGCAGCAAATTCTTGATGAGGCAATTAATCTTCCGGATAATATTGAG GAGCTTAGGTTTCAGTACCTGAAAATACATGAGGACCTAATCAAGGTGCAGTTGGATAAAGAAAGACAGGAGGAATCTCTACGGAGCGAAATACTGTTCCTTCGAGAGCAAGCCACTTCAGAGCAACACTACAAACGGAAGCTAGAAGAAACGCTTACACAAGAGGCAGACATGCTTCGGCAACAAATAG ACCTTCCGAGTGACTGGTACCTTTGGTCAATATGA